One Pichia kudriavzevii chromosome 3, complete sequence genomic window carries:
- a CDS encoding uncharacterized protein (PKUD0C05600; similar to Saccharomyces cerevisiae YLR378C (SEC61); ancestral locus Anc_4.230): MSSFRVLDLVKPFQPYLPEVLAPERKVPFNQKMMWTGVTLLIFLVMSEIPLYGITSSESSDPLFWLRMMLASNRGTLMELGVSPIVTSGMIFQLLQGTQIISFNPESKEDRDLMQVSQKLMAVLLSFGQATVYVLTGMYGRPSDLGYGVCLLLILQLVFAALMVILLDELLQKGYGLGSGTSLFMSTKICESIVWKCFAPTLVNRGRGSEFEGAILAFIHLLFTKSSKRAALIDAFYRDNAPNMSQVFSTLIIFSAVVYLQCLRVDLPIKSTRQRGPLNVYPIRLFYTSNMPIMLQSALTSNIFIISQMLYSRFPNNLLVKLIGSWEATHGGQQLFAVSGLSYYMQPPLNFQEAMLDPIKTVIYVAFVLGTCAFFSKTWIEVSGTSPRDVAKQFKDQGLVIAGHRETSVYKELKKIIPTAAAFGGATIGALSVISDMCGCLGSGTSILMAATTIYGYYEMAAKEGGLVKPLKASFSD, translated from the coding sequence ATGAGCAGCTTCCGTGTTCTAGACCTAGTTAAGCCTTTCCAACCATACCTCCCAGAAGTGCTGGCTCCAGAGAGGAAGGTTCCTTTCAACCAGAAAATGATGTGGACTGGTGTCACATTGCTCATTTTCCTAGTGATGAGTGAAATCCCTCTTTACGGTATCACATCTAGCGAATCTAGTGACCCATTGTTTTGGTTGAGAATGATGTTGGCCTCCAATAGAGGTACTTTGATGGAATTGGGTGTGTCTCCAATCGTTACATCAGGTATGATCTTCCAGTTGTTACAAGGTACACAAATCATCTCTTTCAATCCAGAAAGTAAAGAAGATAGGGATTTGATGCAAGTGTCTCAGAAATTAATGGCTGTTCTATTATCATTTGGTCAAGCTACAGTTTATGTTTTAACAGGAATGTATGGTAGACCTTCTGATTTAGGTTATGGTGTTTGTTTATTGTTAATCTTGCAACTAGTTTTTGCTGCTTTGATGGTCATCTTACTTGATGAATTATTGCAAAAAGGTTATGGTTTAGGTTCCGGTACTTCTCTATTTATGTCCACAAAGATTTGTGAGTCAATTGTATGGAAATGTTTTGCTCCTACTTTAGTCAATAGAGGTAGAGGTTCTGAATTCGAAGGTGCTATTTTAGCATTTATTCATCTATTATTTACTAAATCCTCCAAAAGAGCTGCCCTAATTGACGCATTCTATAGAGACAATGCACCAAACATGTCACAAGTTTTCTCAACTTTGATCATCTTCTCTGCCGTTGTTTATCTACAATGTTTAAGGGTTGATTTACCAATTAAATCCACCAGACAAAGAGGCCCATTGAATGTTTACCCAATTAGACTATTCTACACCTCTAATATGCCTATCATGTTACAAAGTGCCTTAACTTCAAATATCTTTATTATTTCCCAGATGTTATATTCCAGATTCCCAAATAATCTATTGGTTAAGTTAATTGGTTCTTGGGAAGCAACACATGGTGGTCAACAATTGTTTGCAGTTTCTGGTTTATCTTACTACATGCAACCTCCACTCAACTTCCAAGAAGCAATGTTAGATCCAATCAAGACAGTTATTTATGTTGCATTTGTGTTAGGTACTTGTGcttttttctccaaaactTGGATTGAGGTGTCTGGTACCTCTCCAAGGGATGTTGCTAAGCAGTTTAAGGATCAAGGCTTAGTTATTGCTGGCCACAGAGAAACTTCTGTTTAtaaagagttgaagaaaattatTCCAACTGCGGCAGCTTTTGGTGGTGCAACAATCGGTGCATTGTCTGTCATCTCTGATATGTGTGGTTGTCTAGGCTCAGGTACCTCTATTTTGATGGCAGCAACTACTATCTATGGTTACTATGAGATGGCTGCAAAGGAAGGTGGTTTAGTTAAACCTCTTAAGGCTTCATTTTCTGATTAA
- a CDS encoding uncharacterized protein (PKUD0C05610; similar to Saccharomyces cerevisiae YKL126W (YPK1) and YMR104C (YPK2); ancestral locus Anc_2.446), whose product MSNWKKLFKGKGDDRSEPSYSRPSLDLSINTTNSANTETHIGDNLKTPVDSSEHATFSNSRKTLINSDVDKLANDVANVRIDEETPTLITSNLENTDPVLEKELPRDFHSTSRMKPGLLTVKVYSSKDLEIPVPLRINKQILTKLASLGQHINEDELISKINKLNDSLDDAINTNLSYYLPSTLRINSSTEPNKNVVAQYNLVYAIIEVENSSEKIGSVGNTIANTKFNSVTVFDVTSPMNANLNIQIYIRIPGSLLESNKQEDHLIGSIIVKLSDLNLNNSASQSHPVRLLNHQWLNLKNPYTDEDLIGSLNLTLDFKPLTKENKALSIDDFDLLKVIGKGSFGKVMQVRKKDTGKIYALKSIRKAHIVNKMEVTHTLAEKFVLSRVNSPFIVPLKFAFQSSEKLYLVLSFINGGELFYHLQKARRFPLIRAKFYICELLSAIETLHSLNIVYRDLKPENILLDYQGHIALCDFGLCKINMKLDQKTNTFCGTPEYLAPELLLNKGYTRVVDFWTLGVLLYEMLTSLPPFYDEDVPTMYKKILEDPLIFPNDMDPVTKDVIARLLNRDPTKRLGYHGVKEIKDHEFFKDIDWDKLNSKGYIPPYKPQVKNSMDISNISSEFTDERPMDSVVDDYLSESVQRQFGGWTYVGSYDGPTNA is encoded by the coding sequence ATGTCCAACTGGAAGAAGTTGTTCAAGGGGAAAGGCGACGACCGTTCCGAGCCCTCGTATTCAAGGCCAAGTCTGGACTTGAGTATTAATACCACTAATAGTGCAAATACAGAAACACATATAGGTGACAACCTCAAAACACCGGTGGATTCATCAGAACATGCGACATTTTCGAACTCCCGCAAGACACTCATCAACAGCGATGTCGACAAACTTGCCAATGATGTTGCAAACGTACGTatagatgaagaaactcCAACTCTAATAACctcaaatttggaaaatactGATCCAGTGTTAGAGAAGGAATTACCAAGAGACTTTCACAGCACAAGTAGGATGAAGCCAGGACTATTGACGGTTAAGGTTTATTCGTCGAAAGACTTGGAAATACCCGTACCTTTGAGGATCAACAAGCAAATTTTGACTAAATTGGCCAGTCTAGGCCAACATatcaatgaagatgagCTGATTTCTAAAATCAATAAGTTAAACGATTCATTAGACGATGCAATAAACACTAACTTATCTTATTATTTACCTTCGACTTTGAGAATAAACAGCTCAACAgaaccaaataaaaatgttGTTGCTCAATATAACCTAGTCTACGCAATTATTGAGGTAGAGAACTCGAGTGAGAAGATCGGCTCTGTCGGTAACACAATTGCAAATACAAAGTTCAACAGTGTGACTGTATTTGATGTTACATCACCGATGAATGCTAATttgaatatccaaattTATATTAGAATCCCAGGTTCGTTGCTTGAGTCAAACAAACAGGAAGATCATTTGATTGGATCTATAATTGTAAAATTATCAGACTTAAACCTGAATAATAGTGCCAGCCAATCACATCCAGTTAGACTTTTGAACCATCAATGGctaaatttgaagaatcctTATACCGATGAAGACTTGATTGGTTCGTTGAACCTAACATTGGACTTCAAACCGTtaaccaaagaaaataaagcTTTATCAAtagatgattttgatttattgaaagtCATTGGTAAAGGCTCGTTTGGTAAGGTGATGCAAGTGAGAAAGAAGGATACTGGGAAAATTTATGCCTTAAAATCAATCAGGAAAGCCCATATTGTTAACAAAATGGAAGTGACTCACACGTTGGCTGAAAAGTTTGTTCTAAGTAGAGTCAATAGTCCATTTATTGTACCTTTAAAGTTTGCCTTTCAGTCAAGCGAAAAACTATATCTTGTTTTGTCATTCATAAATGGGGGAGAATTATTTTATCATTTACAAAAGGCAAGGCGTTTCCCATTGATAAGAGCTAAGTTTTACATTTGTGAATTATTATCAGCTATTGAAACCTTgcattctttgaatattgtCTACAGAGATTTGAAGCCTGAGAACATTTTACTTGATTATCAGGGGCATATTGCATTATGTGATTTTGGTTTATGTAAGATTAACATGAAACTAGACCAAAAGACCAACACTTTCTGTGGCACGCCTGAGTATTTAGCTCCAGAGTTGTTATTGAATAAAGGGTATACTAGAGTAGTTGATTTCTGGACTTTAGGTGTTCTATTATACGAAATGCTGACATCTCTTCCTCCTTTCTATGACGAAGACGTACCAACAATGTATAAGAAAATTTTAGAAGATCCACTGATTTTCCCCAATGACATGGATCCGGTTACAAAGGATGTTATTGCGAGATTATTGAATAGAGATCCAACAAAGAGACTAGGTTATCACGGTGTAAAGGAAATAAAGGACCACGAGTTCTTTAAAGACATTGATTGGGACAAGTTGAATAGTAAAGGCTATATCCCACCATATAAGCCACAAGTTAAGAATTCTATGGATATTTCCAATATTAGTTCTGAATTTACCGATGAGAGACCGATGGATTCAGTTGTGGATGATTACCTAAGTGAATCCGTGCAGAGACAGTTTGGAGGATGGACATATGTTGGAAGCTACGATGGACCAACCAATGCCTAA
- a CDS encoding uncharacterized protein (PKUD0C05620; similar to Saccharomyces cerevisiae YLR377C (FBP1); ancestral locus Anc_4.227), translating to MSESNHTIKTDLVTLTRFIIEEQQKNAPDATGELTLLLNALQYAFKFIAHTIRRAELINLIGLYGQTNSTGDDQKKLDVIGDDIFINAMKGSGNVKVLVSEEQEDLIIFEGASGNYAVCCDPIDGSSNLDAGVSVGTIFGVYRLQPGSTGSINDVLRSGHEMVAAGYTMYGASAHLMLTTGSGVNGFTLDTHLGEFILTYPNLKIENKKKIYSINEGNSCYWSQEIKDYIESLKSPSEANGNKPYSARYIGSMVADVHRTLLYGGVFGYPADSKSKTGKLRILYECFPMALLLEQAGGMAVNDKGERILDLVPKKIHERSGIWLGDKTEIENLLKFIKK from the coding sequence ATGTCGGAGTCTAACCACACTATTAAGACAGACCTTGTCACACTTACTCGTTTTATCATTGAGgaacaacagaaaaatgCCCCAGATGCCACGGGTGAGCTCACGTTGCTTTTAAATGCCTTGCAATATGCATTTAAATTTATTGCTCATACCATCAGAAGGGCTGAGTTGATTAACCTAATTGGTCTCTATGGCCAAACAAATTCCACAGGTGACgaccaaaaaaaattggacgttattggtgatgatattttcatcaatgcAATGAAAGGTTCAGGTAACGTCAAGGTGTTAGTGTCGGAGGAGCAAGAAGATTTGATTATCTTTGAAGGCGCATCTGGAAACTATGCGGTTTGTTGCGATCCAATTGATGGATCATCCAATTTAGATGCTGGTGTCTCTGTTGGTACGATTTTCGGTGTCTACAGACTCCAGCCAGGTTCAACAGGTTCAATCAATGACGTGTTGAGATCTGGTCACGAGATGGTTGCTGCTGGTTATACCATGTATGGTGCATCTGCGCATTTGATGTTGACCACCGGCTCGGGTGTTAATGGGTTTACTCTAGATACACATTTGGGTGAGTTTATTTTAACTTATCCAAACTTGaagattgaaaacaaaaaaaagatatacTCCATCAATGAAGGTAATTCTTGTTACTGGAGtcaagaaatcaaagattaCATTGAATCGTTGAAATCTCCAAGTGAGGCAAATGGCAACAAACCTTATTCGGCAAGGTACATTGGCTCCATGGTTGCCGATGTCCACAGAACGTTATTGTATGGTGGTGTTTTCGGTTACCCAGCAGATTCAAAGTCCAAGACCGGAAAGTTGAGGATCTTGTACGAATGTTTCCCCATGGCACTATTACTCGAGCAAGCTGGTGGTATGGCTGTCAATGATAAGGGTGAAAGAATTTTGGATTTAGTTCCAAAGAAGATCCACGAAAGAAGTGGTATTTGGTTAGGTgataaaactgaaattgagaatttgctaaaattcatcaagaaataG
- a CDS encoding uncharacterized protein (PKUD0C05630; Pfam Domains: Zn_clus(1.8e-06)), which yields MDAKPQRVIMEVNAISDTPYDMLVDVSTPREKANDEECTGGITNQPKGNNGNAEIQINSLESGGDNAKLTFKKLRRKHKNSKNGCADCKARKLKCDEKLPICSFCSKRGIQCSYLTMTPFQIHQIQISHYEQSKMRKRQTGEFAERDHEAENDNEADESEEEEEEEEEEEEEEEEEEEDEEEEDKISKHIDDSPLYAVNNPRKNEYIYAPTRQINLRNDQLLNYNAHRNIVYQAHELEGIVLPPSIGVEIPYNESINIGNYIPLTTFKSNEQLEIINDFEMNFSIPLGGTSRVVNKTFNINRNKEIEILNKEYEKLELINDCILKGDLTRLALKYNRKDVYQFIIGSRIQIMAILQIFCKLLRNSIKLLSIDYFKNIIMKQDILPLVKYKEKISISSALENSSVVLIDLITRIIKEEYLPEYDDFLEARLSLLSSSFFVLNLCLAFHFKNGLKFNINYDEGKKNVKLIGIFSTGMYSVIMDKTKTDLRLSGSNVLSKFLTLDFKYLLLRNYNHDNLDEIKRMLERLNSKYLNNVDYENLKIFLHKHCKLIRDNYRNDTIMNYDVGYMLRILNEFQSIIPRDICNLNYEVHDGRLNDEKIVIYLFYVVTSEILQVTIPSINAFSSNGFYGNGWFMFNFNREGLMKTFKKIQNREFQIIGLTLVRICAFFSNRTEIVQRYLKSMTLESIFGNGDGSGEEEEVNVEEKYHALRKARDECPITEMNVKSFILEKGQFIREWNYPNMENLKPKRWFKVAQNKLIHEKSVDMLLTDFSQNGSGFFSLDYDPNDMNRKTGAEKPQPQVEVEFDGFAIKTMWKLLVYMRMNNL from the coding sequence ATGGATGCTAAGCCCCAAAGAGTTATTATGGAAGTTAATGCAATCAGTGATACTCCTTACGACATGCTGGTCGACGTAAGTACGCCTCGAGAGAAGGCGAATGATGAAGAATGTACAGGTGGAATCACTAATCAACCCAAGGGTAATAATGGTAATGCTGAGATTCAAATTAACTCTTTGGAAAGCGGTGGAGATAATGCCAAACTTACATTTAAGAAGCTACGCAGGAAACATAAAAACTCTAAAAATGGATGTGCCGATTGTAAAGCcaggaaattgaaatgtGATGAGAAATTACCAATTTGTTCGTTTTGTTCTAAGAGAGGTATTCAATGTTCGTATCTTACAATGACAccatttcaaattcatcaaatacAGATAAGTCACTATGAGCAGAGTAAGATGCGAAAAAGACAGACCGGCGAATTTGCCGAAAGAGACCATGAAGCTGAAAATGACAACGAGGCTGATGAGtctgaagaagaagaggaagaggaggaggaggaagaggaggaggaagaggaggaggaagaagatgaggaagaagaagataaaatCAGTAAACATATTGACGATTCTCCACTGTATGCGGTAAATAACCCACGcaaaaatgaatatatTTATGCACCTACACGCCaaatcaatttgagaaacGACCAGCTCTTAAATTATAATGCCCATAGAAATATTGTGTATCAAGCCCATGAATTAGAAGGAATTGTTTTACCCCCATCTATTGGGGTTGAAATACCATATAATGAATCAATCAATATTGGAAATTATATCCCATTAACAACcttcaaatcaaatgaaCAGCTTGAGATTATAAATGATTTCGAAATGAATTTCTCTATACCCTTGGGTGGAACAAGTAGAGTTGTGAACAAGACCTTTAATATCAATAGgaataaagaaattgagaTATTAAACaaagaatatgaaaaacttgagTTGATTAACGACTGTATATTAAAGGGAGATTTGACCAGATTGGCCTTGAAATATAATAGGAAAGATGTTTATCAATTTATAATTGGGTCCAGAATACAAATCATGGCGATATTGCAAATATTCTGCAAATTATTAAGAAATTCAATCAAGCTGTTATCAATTGACTACTTCAAGAATATCATCATGAAGCAAGATATATTACCGCTGGTTAAATACAAGGAGAAGATCTCGATATCTTCAGCACTGGAGAACTCCTCGGTGGTATTGATTGATTTAATTACTCGAATCATTAAGGAGGAGTATCTACCTGAATATGACGACTTTTTAGAGGCTCGATTATCCTtattatcttcttcattttttgttttaaatTTATGCTTGGCATTTCATTTTAAGAATGGTCTAAAATTCAATATTAACTATGAtgaagggaaaaaaaatgtcaaattAATCggaatattttcaactGGTATGTACTCGGTTATTATGGATAAGACCAAGACGGATTTGCGATTATCTGGGAGCAATGTATTGTCAAAGTTTCTAACCTTGGATTTCAAATATCTGTTGCTTCGGAATTACAACCATGATAATTTGGACGAAATCAAGAGGATGTTGGAGAGActcaattcaaaatatttgaacaaCGTTGACTAtgagaatttgaagattttcCTCCATAAGCATTGTAAACTGATTAGGGATAATTACAGAAACGATACAATCATGAACTACGATGTTGGATATATGTTACGGATATTGAACGAATTCCAGTCGATCATACCGAGAGACATATGTAATTTAAACTATGAGGTTCATGACGGAAGATTGAATGATGAGAAAATCGTAATCTATTTATTCTATGTTGTAACCAGTGAGATATTACAAGTTACTATACCATCGATCAATGCCTTTTCGTCGAATGGGTTCTATGGTAATGGATGGTTCatgttcaacttcaacagaGAGGGGCTTATGAAAACATTCAAAAAGATCCAGAATAGAGAGTTTCAAATCATTGGCTTGACTTTGGTTCGAATATGTGCATTTTTCAGCAACCGAACGGAGATAGTCCAAAGGTATTTGAAGAGCATGACGTTGGAAAGCATCTTTGGAAATGGAGATGGGTctggagaagaagaagaagtgaatgttgaagagaaaTACCATGCATTAAGAAAGGCTAGGGACGAGTGTCCTATAACGGAGATGAATGTCAAATCATTCATTTTAGAGAAGGGCCAGTTTATCCGGGAATGGAACTATCCCAATATGGAAAACTTAAAGCCGAAGCGCTGGTTTAAGGTTGCTCAAAACAAGCTGATCCATGAGAAAAGCGTGGACATGTTATTGACGGATTTTTCACAAAATGGGAGCGGGTTTTTCTCGTTAGATTATGACCCCAATGATATGAATCGTAAGACCGGGGCTGAAAAACCCCAGCCGCAAGTAGAGGTGGAATTTGATGGATTTGCCATTAAGACAATGTGGAAACTCCTTGTTTACATGAGAATGAACAACCTCTAA
- a CDS encoding uncharacterized protein (PKUD0C05640; similar to Saccharomyces cerevisiae YHR198C (AIM18)): MRFQATLLRAFRRTTRPAYGLSRFRCLSTSTAPKRHFHSQYGFILGATGVTLSTVYFLSKSLQSDDATDSVSVINSVDALPMTVKEPLQTNYDLIGYGIREVSFLKFKVYALGLYIAHDDVPLVSSILNSKFLESFYEDDVNSENQNKKHSENLSVALSDPNVSNILIKNLISSGVRFTARICAIRNTDLSHLRDGFIRTIKNNPNYKKIMKEKDQNEANRVIHGLDELRDVFNRAKVSARKNSLVYMEIDENQYIRVSVQTADKNGKHNEPRFIGTVHEPLVTELLFESYLGAEKPLVKSVQETCKNSLVTACS, encoded by the coding sequence ATGCGTTTCCAAGCTACACTTCTCCGTGCTTTCAGAAGAACAACACGGCCAGCATATGGCTTGAGTCGTTTCCGTTGTTTATCAACCTCGACGGCTCCTAAGCGTCATTTTCATAGCCAATATGGTTTCATTCTAGGCGCCACCGGTGTTACCTTGTCGACTGTCTATTTCCTTTCTAAATCCTTGCAATCAGATGATGCTACCGATAGTGTCAGTGTAATCAACAGTGTCGACGCCTTACCAATGACTGTCAAGGAACCTTTGCAAACTAATTACGATTTGATTGGTTATGGTATCAGAGAagtttcctttttgaaGTTTAAAGTTTATGCACTAGGCCTATACATCGCCCATGACGATGTACCTCTAGTCTCCTCGATTctcaattccaaatttcttgaaagttTTTACGAGGATGACGTAAATAGTGAGAAccaaaacaagaaacatTCTGAAAACTTATCAGTTGCACTATCCGATCCCAACGTCTCAAACATACTCATCAAGAATTTGATCTCCAGTGGCGTCAGGTTCACTGCCAGGATCTGCGCAATCAGAAACACAGACTTATCGCATCTACGTGACGGTTTCATCAgaacaataaaaaataatccTAATTATaagaaaataatgaaagagaaggaCCAAAATGAGGCAAACCGTGTGATCCACGGTCTCGATGAGTTGCGTGATGTCTTCAACAGAGCCAAGGTTTCTGCACGGAAGAACTCATTGGTGTACATGGAAATCGATGAAAACCAATATATTAGGGTTTCTGTTCAAACGGCAGATAAAAATGGGAAACATAATGAACCAAGATTCATTGGCACTGTTCATGAACCATTGGTCACCGAGCttctctttgaaagttATTTGGGTGCAGAGAAACCCCTTGTGAAAAGTGTCCAAGAGACATGCAAAAATTCTCTTGTCACTGCATGCTCTTAG
- a CDS encoding uncharacterized protein (PKUD0C05650; similar to Saccharomyces cerevisiae YJL068C; ancestral locus Anc_1.308) translates to MVFERKANVTVHGGQLLQLKHDSTFTKTPMDVNVYLPPQYKDSGSNKIPVLLYLSGLTCTPANASEKSFFTYFASKYGFALILPDTSPRGAGVQGEDDSWDFGTGAGFYVDATTTPWKDNYNMYSYILKELLPNVGEEFQGIDVVNQCAITGHSMGGYGALMFYLRNPGRFTSVSAFAPIVNPSVVPWGEKAFKNYLGEDLTAWYEYDPCHLIKEYKSVNTDEKIVIHVGTKDVFYYRDHQLRCENLVEASKGTSMEGKVDLKVVEGYDHSYYFISTFAEEHSKHHLKYFKSKL, encoded by the coding sequence ATGGTATTCGAGAGAAAAGCTAATGTTACTGTCCATGGTGGGCAACTGTTGCAATTGAAGCATGATTCCACATTTACAAAGACGCCAATGGACGTCAATGTCTACTTACCACCGCAATACAAGGACAGTGGTTCTAACAAGATTCCTGTGTTGCTCTATCTATCTGGATTGACGTGCACGCCTGCTAATGCTTCTGAAAAATCCTTCTTCACATATTTTGCATCTAAATATGGGTTCGCCCTAATTTTGCCAGACACGTCGCCAAGGGGAGCTGGGGTCCAAGGAGAAGACGACTCCTGGGATTTTGGAACTGGTGCAGGGTTCTACGTTGATGCAACAACTACGCCATGGAAGGACAACTATAACATGTACTCGTATATCTTGAAAGAGTTGCTGCCAAATGTGGGAGAAGAATTCCAAGGTATTGATGTCGTGAATCAATGCGCTATCACGGGACATTCAATGGGAGGATATGGTGCCTTGATGTTCTATTTGCGAAACCCAGGTAGATTCACCTCTGTCTCTGCATTTGCACCGATTGTCAATCCTAGTGTTGTTCCATGGGGTGAGAAGGCGTTTAAGAATTATCTTGGTGAAGATCTGACTGCTTGGTATGAGTATGATCCATGCCATTTGATCAAGGAATACAAGAGTGTCAATACAGACGAGAAGATTGTCATCCATGTTGGTACAAAGGACGTGTTCTATTACCGGGACCACCAACTAAGATGTGAAAACTTAGTTGAGGCCAGTAAGGGCACCTCAATGGAAGGAAAGGTTGACTTAAAAGTTGTTGAAGGGTATGACCATTCGTATTACTTTATTTCCACCTTTGCCGAAGAGCACTCCAAACACCATTTGAAATACTTCAAGTCAAAATTATAA
- a CDS encoding uncharacterized protein (PKUD0C05653), with the protein MSSLKKPQDIQYDPETNPENPLQYVSRDYTAIPLFLLQNNKDNTKTGAETDHHDSPLPPYENPPAYSHVQGNSWNVNKKKLTAIGLALLLTSLLGLLILAGPAGCM; encoded by the coding sequence ATGTCCTCCTTGAAGAAACCGCAAGACATTCAGTACGATCCCGAAACAAATCCAGAAAACCCTCTCCAATATGTGTCTCGTGACTATACAGCCATCCCCCTCTTTCTACtacaaaataataaagatAACACAAAGACAGGTGCAGAAACTGATCACCATGACAGTCCTCTACCACCGTACGAAAACCCTCCTGCTTACTCACATGTACAAGGGAACTCATGGAACgtaaacaaaaagaaactcACTGCAATTGGCCTGGCTCTCTTGTTGACTTCCCTTCTTGGTTTACTCATACTAGCTGGTCCTGCCGGTTGTATGTAG
- a CDS encoding uncharacterized protein (PKUD0C05655), with translation MQENNHGGSGSSSGSLGHETLYEAVNHFNGREVQALLAANFNEYVKVAETYTEGVFKRGGVRQGGDDDVDGGFTTVSSGNHNNGNAGTNGRGRDLLGELSKSMDHLSRGTGSGYRGRGHNNNNNNNNNTNTTINNNNNNNNNNNSNSTNSTNNNRYR, from the coding sequence ATGCAGGAGAACAACCATGGAGGCAGTGGCAGTAGTAGCGGCAGTTTAGGGCACGAGACGCTCTACGAGGCCGTGAACCATTTCAACGGACGCGAGGTGCAGGCACTGCTGGCAGCCAACTTCAACGAATACGTAAAGGTTGCAGAGACCTACACCGAGGGTGTCTTCAAAAGAGGAGGTGTTCGACAAGGCGGAGACGACGACGTAGACGGGGGGTTTACGACGGTTTCCAGTGGGAACCACAACAATGGAAATGCGGGTACCAATGGACGTGGACGGGACCTATTGGGAGAGTTGAGCAAGAGCATGGACCATCTTTCCCGAGGCACCGGTAGTGGATACCGAGGACGTGGAcataataacaacaataacaacaacaacaatactAATACTACtattaataataataataataataataataataataatagcaATAGTACCAATAGTACCAATAATAACCGTTATAGATGA